aagtgtaggctataattgtttattagaggcataaaaatttccaggaaaaatctACAAACTTTTATACACACTGCTcgacttccgccaaattacagtctgtagtttggacccagtgacggcattatttcctgggtttgagccccgtaaacttataattcttcattaaagacataaaaattgcaggaaaaatttaaaacttgtatacacaatgcacatcttccgccaaattacagcctGTAGTTTCAACCCAATGACGGTATTATTCTCTGAGTTCGAGcctcgaaaatttataatttttttattaaaggaataaaacatttcaggaaaaactaaaaacttgtatacacaatgcaaatcttccgccacattacagtctgtagttttaacccaatgacgggtcctgagttcgagccctgaaaatgtgtaattgcttattgtaggaataaagaattgcaggaaaaacctaaacttgtatacataatgaaccccctccgttaaatatcggactgtagttagaacctagtgagcgtgttatctccttagttcgagccccttaaaattaaaattcattaatatgggTATGAAGGATTTGCTGGAAAATCTGAATCTAAAAAAACCTTACATACTGAACCCCTTCCACTAAATTTCAGTCAtcactgtcttctcagtcattgttttattctcagtctcctctttccttcatgaactgaactttgagacaagagagagtggacagagggaaggcaaagggcagagaaggcacaaaagtgacagagtgaactgagtgtacagagagtggactaaaatacagagagtggactgtgagtaggcctacagagagtggaatgaaaggacaggcagtggactgaaaggacagagAGGAGACTGAGAGAATAGATGGAGCACTGTGGGGATAGCGAGTGAACTAAAAGAATAGAGAGGGaccagagagtgaattgagagaagagagagtggacagagaggatagagttgactgagagaacagagagtgtactgagagcacagagtgtggactcagaggacagagaatggactgagaaggcaaagagtggactggtaggacagagagtgACTGAGACAACAGGgaagggacagagagtagactgaggtgacagagagtggactgagagaacagagaggagacACAGTGTGGatcgagaggacagagagtacagAATATAGACTCAGGTgacagagaggacagagtggggtgaaaaactgagagtggattgagtgtacagagagtgaactgagaggatagagagtggactgagagtgaactggggaaactgcgattcagaattctttcctctcagtcctctctgtgctcactcactgtaatttcagtactctctctttgatatcggtccactctgtttcctttccctgttctactacctcagtcctctctctctcctctcagtccaatctgcgtcttctcagttcactctttttctcctcagccccctccatcctctcagttttctttgtatcgctttccgtcctttcaatccacacaatgtactctcaattcactctctgtaaactctgccccttctctgtcctctcagtccactctctgttctctcaatatactcaacattctctgtgtccactctcttttctctcagttcactcgctGTTCTCTTAGCTCATTCCCACTCCTCTTGCTCATTCCCTATCCTCTCAGGCTACATACTGTTGTCTGAGTCCTCTCCCTGTTGTCTCCGTCCACTCTGtcccttcattccattctctgcccctcagtttactctctgtcctctcagtccatttcctttcctctcagtctactctctgtcccctccgtccactctctggtctctcagtctactcaccatcctcgctctccaccttcttgccattcagttcagtctctgttctcttagcttaATCCATATCCCTCAGTGCTCTATCTATCCTCCCAggctcctctctgtcctctcagtccactctctgtactctcaagtTCACTCTTTGTACTTTCAGTTCACTCTCTCTactctcaatccactctctgtactctaattccagtctctgttctctcagtccctGCAAAAGTTTCTACAGCTATAGGACATTTGTCACAGCGTTATATCAACATGCCAACAACACCTAAAGGAACAGCAAGGGTTAAGCACGAAATTTATACGATTTCGCGTTTTCCTAACTATATAAGTGCAATTGACTGAACACATGTGAAAATACAATCACCAGTGGAGGAGATGCAGAAATCTTCAGAAATCgcaaggaatttttttcaattaatgtgcaaattgtctgattcttccttgttgattcgagacattgtggctaggtggccaggctcatctgatgactcacatatttttaattcttcaagaattaagaggcgatttgaagatggagaatttggtgcagccattctagttggagatagtggatatgctgtacaaaattatctcattacaccACTGACAATTACACACACGCCAGAGGAACAACTTTTTCAGGAGGCCATCATAAGGACTAGAAGTCGAGTAGAGAGGAGCTATGGGGTATAGAAAAGATTTCCTGTTTTAGCTACTGGAATCAGACTAAAATTGGACAGAATTCAAAGTGTAATTGTGGcaacagctattttacacaatatagcttgcaatgagaatgaaaatatacctccTGTTACTGATGACCAGCTGGATGCCATTAACGCTGTGCGTAACTTCCCTCAAGCAGCTCACAATCAcccaaatgtagcagaaaataatgtcaggcgaaaccatcttatccatcagtacttccatgatttgttggtgaaccagtgaaggaagagattaaattaacataaaataagtttcattcactgcagtatatgtaacattgtttattacggtattcatgttaaacttgcatattttcaaaagtatattgtaactttacttcactggaaattaagcattaccagcaccttatccatcagtacgttcatgactaaaatttgttttgaatcagtgaaacaaaaggacgaaattaacataaagtaagtttcattcactgtagtacatgtaacattgtttattattcatgttaaacttggatattttcaaaagtattataactttacttcactgaaaattaagcagtaccCTGTACGAGTAACTTACACCATAAATTATTAagcctaaaattgttatttttttaaatctgacaTATTATCTCGTGTGGTGTAGCTTTAGATGCAACACAACCGCCATAATATAGAATCTAATGATGACATGACTTAACTGtaactgtgttgtataaaatattactactgatacacaaatattttaacacattatagtgtagtcacaatttatgtaaaaatcccactttattttaattacgcagtgatgttacaagttgaaataaatctgcatttgtatcaaaattatattaatgtcggatttcaatgaaagaaagtaactaattacttgaaatatgcagtgtgtttattttataacatataagaaattagctggagggaatatactgtcacattatgttcatgtctattaaaataattagaaatgaaactaacaattgatttatgaacattttgatgtcatgttatatttaggcctagcctactgtttttttctcatgtattattactatattataaataagccatatataaattatgtgataggtgataacatgcaataaatttcgtttttcaattgtaattaagttaaactacctactgattaacttgttattcaattatttaagaagctacataaatttaaatatcttctgttttaagtagcatcataacctgatgtgatatgttgaatatggtattattaatacagtgaatgatataaaccgaatgacattatgaaaatatcaaaatgacatcataacatattacaaccactacaaaactgaagttatcaaTATATAAGTTACCTATGCCGAGTTTCATCAACCGATGTTAATTTTTAACACGTTGTTAAACTAGTTTAACATTTGATTTAACAAAAATTCTGTTCCATCAACAAATGTTAGCTCTAACAAAGAGTTAAACTCTGTGTTAAATTAACATCCCATCTCCCTTATGTTAAAGGCTTAACAATTGTTAAACAGTTGAAAATGGCGGACGTAAATAATGCTTTTGATGTGGAATTGCTGTATTTAGACCATCTGAATGCCGTTCCTAATAGGGGAAGAGCTTTAAGAcgaaatgattttgaaaatttgcgagAAGAAGAATTTTTGAAGGGATATAGATTGTCCAAAACTGTCGTCGGTAAGGTTGTGGAAGAAATACAAGAGAGGTTAGAATACCCGACCAACAGAAACATACCTCTATCTCCAATGCAGCAGATACTGATAACTCTGAGGTTTTATGCCACTGGATCCTTTCATTTAATGGTTGGAGATAATGCTGgaatttcaaaatctacagtaaGTAGAATTGTTAGTAAAGTTTCTGCAGCAATAGCATCAATGAGAAGAAGGTACGTAACATTCCCCTCAGTACAAGAACGCCCGAGTATTGTACAACAGTTTTATGATATGTACAATTTTCCTGGTATTGTGGGTGCAATAGACTGTACGCACATCAAGACTCAGTCACCTGGAGGCAATAGGGCAGAAATATATCGGAATCGAAAAGGTTACTTTTCTGTTAATGTCCAGGTCATCAGTGATGCCAACCTCCTAATTAGGGATATAGTAGCTAGATGGCCTGGATCAGTACACGACAGCACAATATTCAGCAACTCGCATATCAGAGCTCAATTTGAAATGGGAGCAATTGATGAGGGTATCCTTTTAGGTGACAGTGGATACCCTTTAAGAAAATATCTACTAACACCATACCTTCATCCCGAAACAAGACCCCAGCACAATTATAATGCAGCACATATTAGGACAAGAAACTGTGTAGAGAGGATGATAGGTGTGTGGAAGAGACGTTTTCCGGTTCTCAGCTTGGGGCTACGAACTAAACGACAAACAACCTTGACGATAATTGTGGCGACAGCAGTGTTGCACAACATTGCAGTGGAGACAAGGGATCAACTTCCTCCAGAAGATTTGACACTGCATCAGTACATCACAGAAAGAAGAAGGAATAGGCACATTAGAAACCAGAATCTTGTTCCTATTCACATGGAAAATGAACAAACTGCAGCAGCTTACAGGAACGCATTTGCACAACAACACTTCGCTTGTAAGTACTACAaacgttttatttttaaacttgttACCTATACTACATGAAACACGCTTAAACTATACATTTCTACCAAACTTCTACAAACAAAATACACTGCAACTAACTTATTCATCCTCAACacgctttcttttttctttatagtacattaatttttctctaaatgctTCTTGTTTTAGTTTCTcagtttccattttcattttcagCAGTTGTTGCTCCTGGTTATATTTCTGTTGgattaaatacatttctttttcacAGAGAGTTGTCCTGCTCTCGGCAAGTGCAGCAATGTTGTTACGACAAAGGTTGGCCTGGAAACAAAAATCAGCAGTGAAAATTTTGGCACTCCTGGCGGACTTTTATTATAACCCTCAACGTGACCAGCTGTGATACTGACCTTGGTGACGCGAGTCTGCTGCTTGTTACAGTTTTCTGCTCCTGTTAAAGCTTCAGCCTGGAAGTACAAACCCCGTTTATTAAACTTtcattcttaatttaaaaaataactaacCTAAAAACTTAATAGAAGTGTCGTACTCACAACTGGAGTGACAAGAAGAGATGTGTTAGACGCCGGGCCTGGTGTACCCATTTCAAGTGATGCTGTGTTGTCCTCAAGTGATAATTGTTTTCTGTTTACATTCTCCTACAACAACAATGATACAAATTATAGTTTACAGTTTGTCttgatataatataaatttaaaagtataTATAGTTAATGAAAGTGATTTATCACCTCGTGTACTACTGCTATGACTTCAACAATATCGCAAGATCTTGCTTCCTGTTCGGTTGTAATTATTTCAGCGTcacctaaaaataaaataaaattgttattaaatacaaACGAATTTAATTTGAATGAATAGATAATGCTAATATAATGCAACTGGTACTTACCATAGTATTCTGAATCACAGTCGAAGGGGTTGCTGTTAGGTTCTATTTGGTCCTCTATGAGGGACAGAACACTTTCATCAACTTTAGTTGTACATTGACCACCACCTGTTTTATACCTTTCCACCCGTTCGTCACTCCTTGCTTTCTTAGCTGATCTTTTTAAGTTAACATAAAATTGTCGCAGTTGTTTTGTTGTTCTTGATGTCACACTCCCATTCGAATTATATTCGTCTCTTAGTTTGTCCCACGTTTCGTCCTTCTCTTTTATTTTCAACCCATCGGTTTTCTTGCACTCTATAATTTCTTTATACTTGTTTACTAGTTCTATCAACAACTCTttctcaaaagaagaaaaatttgtgcCCCTCATCCTCTTCATGGTAACTTCGCGCGCCATTATTTCACAGATGTTCAAACAAAAGCGCAACGGAGTGCATTCAGAAATCGTATGAATCATACACCGCCTTCTCGATTCGTTGTGTTCGCTATTCTTGCGAGTATTAACAACATGTTAGTTAACATTTTGCAGGaaaatgttggtgaaatgcaAGAGTCttaacaaattgttaaaaattttaactcATGTTAAGAAACAACGTGTTAGCAGAGTTATAACATCTGTTGATGAAACCGGGCACTAATGTGATTTAATATGTtagattaaaatttttaattgaaataaaaaagaacatatagacttgaacaaaataaacaccataactacttcaaaatcttgtgatttcagttagctgtttgttttaaggtccaattccctattcctaacatcaagttcaagaattcttcttttcatctcatGATCAAACTCCtcatttttttatatgaagttctgtgagtttcatcttcactctatgttcttctttcatatttatgttaccGGTATTTGAAATTCATGCTCCATCCTTTGGAACTGAATTTGATCCTCTGttgcttgtttttgtaactgCAGAACTTGTTTTTCTTGCCATAATGCCATAAGTTTCTTTCCTGTCAATGAAATGTCTAGTGAtggtcttttcttctttactaggagtggagtggaagtaggtttcctcaggtccctaatactgaattgactgctacatggaatggcttctacttcattaatttgtatattatcctgagatactattggtatatatcttcaattacctgatcagtgggatttgaatcgtcacctgcgacaaatgcttgggattcagaagctacagacttgtacagattcacagatgaaaagggaattacattggaattttgaattgattggatttgaggaggaaattgtgcttttccaatgtttgcagatggatgctccacagatgcgagtagtgatgactggccaggacaatctgagtcacatacagatggtagcccctcaagttgtattgtgccaataatctcttttattttaatataagttattattaagttcGGTTGATTCGGACCTCCACCTGCACctgatgtgtatttttttatcttcgGAAAATCTCCTTTTACAGGTCTTTTTGAGGTTTTCATACTTTCCCCTTTAATCTCTTGCCAGTACTACAGTTCCactaatttcattgaaactttctgctagctcttgccaagctttttctttgtcttttaaaGATACACTATCAGTTTTCTTACACTCtaatatatctttctttgtaCTAAGTAAAGAGAGCAGTAAATCAATTTCTACTGGACTAAAATTCTTACTTTCTTCCCTGAATTCTCCATGTCTAAACACAGGACCTTACAGTGTACGTTAATCAGCTTATGATAATctgatcaaaattcataatggacgatgaagcaatcatacagtgcaaccaaccgtttactgaaataaaaataatacaagaggatgacacctattatgaatatttaggcccTGGATTTAGGTCACTGGAAAACAGGACAGAGCAAATGTTGGCACCCTAACCTCTTTCTTTAACTTAATCCCTTCCATtaccaaacaaaaatttgaaacaataattgtgccaattcaccacacaaaaggctgtttttattacattatttataaatattcatttttattgagcatgtatttaacaattatttcaacatcctactttaaaatactttctcttgctcccttgctctgggtatttgcccattctagccaattataaattagggcctgtgaatattacataaatagataaggtcacatactacaatgttaaaaataaaagctatttcccttagaattatcaagatcctgggtacatcagttaggcctaatttagtgggttaccgaacacgttaaaaagctggaagttgtcttcttgaaattatttaagatcgtgattttcggagggaaaggaataaactaaaggaaattaatttttatattaaaatggatccacaCATGCCACCAGATAATGCACTTTAACACAAGACACAAATTATTGTACGATCTTgcctatcagagaaaagtggaatcgagaacgctttccaataaattcaagaaaacagctgattaaatgatacacaacacttcacatgggtataaatgatttatttatttgtgaaactagtagATGCATTTCTTCTTTATTCGCGTTGATTTGATTATAGCATTAATTCTCTGTAAACAACTGACATCGTAATCTGTGGCTGACATATTGAAAATCTGACGCGCCATCAGTAATCTTGGCTCCGATTGGCTAGTtattcagtgtagccaacacatgCGAAGCCATGGGCATCTAGTGCCAACATTAATTTAAACGGGTGGGCTGtcagatatttatggagaaaatggaagcatgtttaaactgaatagtaaagttgaacgggtttaatttatcccaagtttaactatctttggagaaaacggccctaaacgatgcaatataactgccgccatttgttatgttgagtctcagctattgtgaaacgtacctgctaaaacggtttaagtacatgttaCTGTTGGAGTACCAGCTTTATCTatggtgtggtagctcctttacttgtctgtgtcttgcgcatgcgcagtgtcccaTCATTGGACTTAGAAAAATTTTTTGCGGGACACTAACTGCAGTTTCTCCCAAATTCTTGTATGAAATTTGACGTGAAGAAGATTACAAAACTACGAATAAGTTTCTGATAGCATAAATTCGACATTTCTTGGCAACGATTCAGCTGCGGCAGAAGATACCGCTAGCTGTACAGAATGACAGTCACAAGGTGAGGGACTTCTTTGAGTTTTCTGTAGACTTCATTGTTGATGCCTACCATCACTGAAGCGTTATCAGTACCAACTCCACACATTTTTTTTAGGATTTAAATCATATTCACCCAGCCATAACTTCAGCCCACCAACGATAGCATCGGCATTACCTGCTTCTAGTTATACCATGCCCAGAAAAGTAGAAACAATGCGACATTGCTCATAAGAAAAATACAGAACAGACACAGTTAACAGTTTGGTGacacttatgtcagtagattcgtCCAGTAACACACTAAAATATTCATGCACTATGTCCTGTTTTAATTTAGACTTCAAATGAGGGAAAAGAATATTCTTTATAATACCGCTACACTTTGTACGATGAATACGCATAGTGGAGGCGTGGTCCGCTCCTTTAAAACACTTTTTCGTTAGATCGCAAAGGTGATCTAGTGCGCCTAACTACGGGAAATTGCAATGTAGATTGTCTTTCACAAGAGAACGGCTTGGCAGTATTTAAATGTTTCTTACTTTTACGATGATTGAGAATATCTGACAATCTTGAATTAATATTAGACTGACAATATCTGCATCGCGCAATTGTTGGATCCACCGGTACTTCAAATAACCAGTCTTTTAATAATTCGTTCGAGAGCCAGTCGTTTCTAAATTGTTGTGTATATTTCTTAACAGTTTCTTTAGGCATTGTAACACTAATAActtgtaataatttaaattcacGACAACACTTTAGAATGATAGTAAAAATGCTagtataatgtattaaataatattaacactacgTGTATCACGCACACAGTACCATATAAGACTTTACATTCCCGGTTGAAAGAtgaaactcagtacagaaatgTTGATCAGAATTAAGACAGTATTGTTGATTTAGTTGATCACGAAATTGCTTCCTATGATTGGATGGTGCCAACATACTGTTTCGaatatctgtgtttttatttGTCAAAAATTTCTTGTAGGCGGGATTTAACTTAAGTTAATTCATTTCACATTTTCCACGGGAACAGcgaaatttgtatttcagaaattaatgCAAGAACAGTTCTCATTTTTAGCAACTAAAAGTGCAATTTAGCACGTTTTATTGCACTTGTACGTGACTCTCCAAGTGTACAGAGACCCAGACATAGTGTCTTCTAGCCACTCTCTTTCAGTGAAGTCAGCGAAATATCAAGGAAGGGTACCTTTATTATAAGAAGGTCTATGCTTTTTGTGGGTGGGGGAAGGTGTGTGCAGACATTGGTATAGCGTCAATATACTCGGACACAAACCTTAGAAAAACTTTTTTTAAGAAGTGAAAATTGCACCCACTTCTCTCAAACACTAGCCGACAAAGGAAATGCAATAAAGTCCTTATTTGCCTAACTGAGTTTGttgttatcgccgcgctctcatggttaacatgtcggtatcatacaataacgtgcggtgttcttttaaaacataattttgccgaccgactGTTGCTCTGTACGAGTATACGTATACGAGTGCgatgacattcttaactcttaataataatttttaatcacataatgttcgtcctcagcacaagacagtgcaacctcggttttagtccacgtggattagacaagtaggtgtcatttaataatggaagcagcttattggttgcaatattgaaattgaggcgagtgattggagcggcgacataagaaattgaaaacaataacacaattaaatttcaaagacttgccgaatgttatgcacgaggccgctcaaagacctgccgaatgttaaccatgagagcgcggcgataatacccaCAATTAACTCCACCTTCATTCATTGTCTAGATTCTATAGTGAGTGTAACCTGCAAGATGTGTTTCTTCCGGCGGCTATGGTTTAGTAAAGAAGCTAAATGAACCAGGATCTTATTAACATCTAAGATAAACGTTCAATataaaaagtgtcttttaaaactctattcatttaaattagtctacaaacaaaaatgtagcctatatgttttGTGGAAAATCCGTTGAAAACCTTTGACACACACTACAAAACCGTCAAAATATCCGCCtgtacaaggtttgcgctctccgagccggctcacagctcatgagcggaatgcagatattagctgcgttctgtataagggtggactggacgaaggagtgatctcgtacaaaatgtacacaaaagtactattacgagtgtttatgaaatgaattcacgttcagtgtttacaaaactatcttggactattattaattaataaagaaatatttattatacagaaataataggaattctatagctacttaaatgcagtggcggctcgtacctgaaaataatagcgtgctaaaaatatttttagactcTCCTAATTTTTGAAGGTGAAATCCATCCGTCGACATTTTGAATCGACTTAGAATTGCCTttaaacactttgttattttcaatgtattctctCACTACACTGTCCACTCTGCTTATCAGATTAGTAAGACCTTTGAACACACCGAGATTATCCGACGTTTCCGTCTCCCCGTGGCCACGTAGCGCTAGTTCAAATTTcccacaaaatttaatacaatcaattattttctataaaatatatCGATTTTTTTTCGACTTTCTCATTATGTTTCTGAGCTGATTCTTGATAAGCTCTATTAGCTGCGCTGCAATATTTGCGGTGCCAAGCGTACAAAGATCAAACGAGTTTATGTTTCTTGCTGTGTGAATGTTTCTTTACATATTCATTCAGAGACCAAGACCTCTGACACTTGTCGTAGACATGAATCACCGCTACTGAATAGGAGGCAAAGGAAGCAGAACAGAGCATTTCGTATTTCGCATCCACATATCCAGTCACTGTTGTCATAAAATGTTCTATTACATTTACTAGTGTACACATAGTTTTTACCATCCTTTACTTTCTGCACAATATTGGTGTTGGCCGCTCTagatttttaattctaatttaatcttCTATGGCTGTTTGGAGAAAGCAGTATTGAGTAATGAATCGATGGAGTTCATCATGatataactacagtatatttttgaaactgTTTATAATCCCAATATTAAAACCTGTCTCTGgattaacatacacattaaacttatattatatatttgaatTGCACTAGGCACAAAATATAGACGGACACACAGcagaatatacatttaaaatgacCACAGTATAAAAGATAATGAATCCCATAAACCTGCACACACTGTTTTGAAAGTGGAAAATAATCCCTATTTTAACGGACTCCCGCGAAAAGGCATGCCAACATAGACCCGTAACACGTAGATAATAAACTCAAAACTATCTGCTGAGATTatataaaagtaacattgtttacaTAAacgttcaaaaatgtatttaaatatgattatatttatgaaaaacagaaaaagtaaaaataagctACATAtataaaaccctagatcatatataaaacagattgaccaagcttatattaaatttagacgcaactggaaaataacggacgctatgcgtcgctagtgtcgagaaatgagcttgcaataacaaacactagatggcagagtacctgaacagtacagagagtaatacgactgtgggatgacttttttacgtcatgccacctccaaatttctttctcattgtaatgtgaggttatgttacaaaaagactttgatgtgtcgctaaattgtagtatacagaagcttgttttacccaaattcatcaacacacatagatgacattttggtacatggctgatataatgttgtttg
The sequence above is a segment of the Periplaneta americana isolate PAMFEO1 chromosome 3, P.americana_PAMFEO1_priV1, whole genome shotgun sequence genome. Coding sequences within it:
- the LOC138696420 gene encoding myb/SANT-like DNA-binding domain-containing protein 3, translating into MIHTISECTPLRFCLNICEIMAREVTMKRMRGTNFSSFEKELLIELVNKYKEIIECKKTDGLKIKEKDETWDKLRDEYNSNGSVTSRTTKQLRQFYVNLKRSAKKARSDERVERYKTGGGQCTTKVDESVLSLIEDQIEPNSNPFDCDSEYYGDAEIITTEQEARSCDIVEVIAVVHEENVNRKQLSLEDNTASLEMGTPGPASNTSLLVTPVAEALTGAENCNKQQTRVTKANLCRNNIAALAESRTTLCEKEMYLIQQKYNQEQQLLKMKMETEKLKQEAFREKLMYYKEKRKRVEDE